From the genome of Burkholderia cepacia ATCC 25416:
CGTTCCGGCTCTCGGCCATCTCGCGCAAGATCCGGATGATTTGTTCGTTGGTAAATCGCCTCTTCATCGAGTTCCCCTCGCCTCTGGGAGAAAAGAGAATTCACTTGCCACGTGGCAACAATCAGCGACGCACGTAGCCCAGCCAGCGGCGTCCGCAAGCGCACCCTCGCACTCCATCGATGCCACCTACCGCACAAAAATCGCCCCGGGCACAGCCGGCCGCTATGCGAAAATCCAGGCGTCCATCCTTTTCAATCGACCCACCGGGGTTCGCATGACCACGCACATCACAATCGAATTCACCGAGCACGCAGCCGAAGCCATCGGCGAGCAGACCAGCACCAGCTTTTCGTATGACCAGGGCGCGCACGTGCCGCAACCGGGCGACTTCGTCGAACTCGAGAATTCGCGCCAGACGTTTCTCGTGATTGGCCGCGTGTTTTCGCTGAAGGCCAATTACAGCGCCGTCAAGCTCGTGCTCGACCTTCCTCCGTCGGATGGCGAGCAGGATTTCGATCCGGCGCACTGACGGACAACGAGAGACGCGTTACACGCATTTCACCCGCCTGAATCGACGACCACGCAGCGCCCGCCGCGCGCTGCTCGTCGATCAATGCGGCGGTCTGCGCATCCGAGTCCAGCCAGACAAGCGCCCCGCGCGTCGTCACCGGCAACGGGCCCAGTTCACGCGCCAGCCGGGCAAACTCCGGAAGCGCGCTACCGGTGCCCACCCAGCCGAACGACCAGTGAGTCGCGCCGCCCGCGGCCGCCGGCTGCTTTTCCAGCAGCGTGACCTGCGCACCCGATCGCGCAAGATGCCACGCGATCGACGCGCCGACGATGCCTCCACCGACCACGACGACGCGCAGCGGGTTGAATCACATGAGTGACATCCGGAAGTTGCGGGGTTCCGACTATCCCGTTCGCCGCGCTTCGCCGCTGTGCGGTCGCCTGCCGCCCATCATCGCGAATCGCGTCGTCCTCTCGCGCCCGGCAAACAAACAATCGATCGATATCCGCGGCACTTGAGGCGGGCGGACGATACAGAAAAGCCCGCCGAGGCGGGCCTTACTCAAACACCGGGCTCGACACTTCATCGCACGTCCGGAAACACCGCCGCCTTCAAGCATCGGTCGAACCACACCACATCGTCGCCATCGCCGATCGGCCACATTTCCGCGTCGAGTTGCGGCAACCCGGCTACGGGCGCTGACGCGTGGTTATCGCCACCGGACACCCCTGCGCGCACCCATGCCGATTGCGCTCCACCGTTGTCGCACGCATTCTCATGCGCCTGTGTTTCGCAAAATGCCACGGGTCGAACCTTCCCGCCGTCTGCCGCGCTCACCGATCGGTACTGATAAACCGCACCGGTCGCCCAGTCCTCGCTCTGGCTGCAGACCCGTGCACGATGCTGCACATGGACAGCACCGAAACACGCATAGGAAACGTGCGCGCCACTTGCATCGTCGGGAATGAAATCGCAGTTTGCATCGAAACCGGTGAGCGGGCCGCCCGTGTAATTCGCGAGCCACTTGCGCTCGGCCAGCGCACGCGCGATCAACCCTTTGTCCGAACGATCGGCCAGCACGGCGGTGCGCCGATCGATGGCCTTGCGCACTTCGTCGACGGCCAGCGGATGGCCTTCGTAATCGGCGTCGAGACGGTTGTTGCGTGCGTCGATCCAGCGGCGCTGACCGCGCACCAGCATGTCGCGAATCATCGTGTCCGGCGCGGCCTTCAGTGCGCCCGAGTACGCCGAGTTCATGCGCGCGTCGGCCGCGCGCAGCACGGAGTTCGTACAGATGCGCTTCTCGATCGGCTGCACCGCTTTCGCGCAATCCATCGCAAAGGCCGGTAGTGCCATGCCGGCGCTCATCATGAACATCGAAGCAAGACCCGCCAGCCTGCCGGCCGATGCCATTCGAATCCCTCGCATGCTCTCTCTCAGTCGGTTTTTCTTGGTCGCACCGCATCGGTGGGGCATCGCCCGTCACAGCCTGTCGTGCCCGCGCGCCGGTATCGCATGTCGCCAAAGGCAGCCTCCACGCTTCACCTTGCAGCGCCGCTCATGGTACGCGCGCCTGCACGAACGCACACCGTCCGGCGCGGCGCGCCCCGGTGTTCCTTCACAGGTGACTGGATCTCGATCGACTGGACAACGGTCATGCACGCCCGAACCCGGCGCGCATTCGGTACCGACGGTCATGAACGACCGTCGGCGAAATGATCCTGCTGGCGGCGGCCGCACATCGTCGCGCCCGAATGCACGATCGGCCGGCCCGCACCGCTTTGCTTCGCGGCACCGACGCCCGACGGTTTGCCCGCCGCGGTCGGCCTGCCGCGAAACCGTTACTTCTTCTCCGGCTCCGACGCGCCCGGCTGCTTGAACGGGAACGTGCTGAACATCGACTTCGCCTGGTTCTGCATCTGCTCCTGCATCTGCACGAACATGTTCTTCGACTGCTCGATGTAGCTGGTCATCATCCCTTGCATCATCGGCGCCTGCATGTTCATGAACTGCGACCAGACTTCCGGATTCATCGCATTGCCTTCGTACAGGTTCTTCGATTGATCCGCGAGCTTGTTCTGGATGTCGATGAACGCCTGGATGTTCTTTTCCAGGTACGTGCCCATCATGCCCTGCATCGCATGCCCGTAGAAACGGATGATCTGCGACAGCATCGACGACGAGAACATCGGCACGCCACCGCTTTCCTCTTCGAGGATGATCTGCAGGAGAATGCTGCGCGTCAGGTCTTCGTTGGATTTCGCGTCGACGACCTTGAAGTCCTCCTGCTCCAGCACGAGTTGCTTCACGTCGGTCAGCGTAATGTACGTGCTTGTCTCTGTATCGTAGAGCCGACGGTTCGGGTACTTCTTGATGAGCCGTTCGGCCGTCTTCTTTGTAGTAGTCATGTAACGCCTTTGAGTGCAGCGTAGCGGAAGTGACGAATCCCCGCCGCCCGAATCCGGGAGGCGGGGGCCTTCGGAATACGCCCGGCTGCGCGGCCACCCGGCCCGCGCAGCGCGGACGCTCAGCCCATGTGCAGGCCGCCGTTCAGCGAGAAGTCGGCGCCGGTCGCGAAACCGGAATCGTTCGACGCGAGCCACGCGACGATCGAACCGATTTCCTCCGGCCCGCCGAGACGCCGCACCGGGATCGTCGCGACGATCTTCTCGAGCACGTCCGGGCGGATCGCCTTCACCATGTCGGTGCCGATGTAGCCCGGCGACACGGTGTTGACCGTCACGCCCTTCGTCGCGACTTCCTGTGCGAGCGACATCGTGAAGCCGTGGATACCGGCCTTCGCGGTCGAATAGTTGGTCTGGCCGAATTGCCCTTTCTGGCCGTTCACCGACGAAATGTTGATGATCCGGCCCCAGCCGCGTTCGACCATCCCGTCGATCACCTGCTTCGTCACGTTGAACAGGCTCGTCAGGTTGGTGTCGATCACGGCGGTCCAGTCTTCGTGCGTCATCTTGCGGAACACGACGTCGCGCGTGATACCCGCGTTGTTGACGAGCACGTCGATCTCGCCGACTTCAGCCTTGACCTTGTCGAACGCTTCCTTGGTCGAGTCCCAGTCGCCGACGTTGCCTTCCGACGCGATGAAATCGTACCCGAGCGCCTTCTGGTCCTCGAGCCATTTCACCCGGCGCGGCGAGTTCGGGCCACATCCTGCGACCACCTTGAAGCCGTCTTTCGACAGGCGCTGGCAGATGCTGGTGCCGATGCCGCCCATCCCGCCCGTTACGTACGCAATTCGCTGAGACATAAATCTCACTC
Proteins encoded in this window:
- a CDS encoding FAD-dependent oxidoreductase, translated to MVGGGIVGASIAWHLARSGAQVTLLEKQPAAAGGATHWSFGWVGTGSALPEFARLARELGPLPVTTRGALVWLDSDAQTAALIDEQRAAGAAWSSIQAGEMRVTRLSLSVSAPDRNPARHPTEEGRARA
- a CDS encoding lysozyme inhibitor LprI family protein, translated to MASAGRLAGLASMFMMSAGMALPAFAMDCAKAVQPIEKRICTNSVLRAADARMNSAYSGALKAAPDTMIRDMLVRGQRRWIDARNNRLDADYEGHPLAVDEVRKAIDRRTAVLADRSDKGLIARALAERKWLANYTGGPLTGFDANCDFIPDDASGAHVSYACFGAVHVQHRARVCSQSEDWATGAVYQYRSVSAADGGKVRPVAFCETQAHENACDNGGAQSAWVRAGVSGGDNHASAPVAGLPQLDAEMWPIGDGDDVVWFDRCLKAAVFPDVR
- the phaR gene encoding polyhydroxyalkanoate synthesis repressor PhaR; the protein is MTTTKKTAERLIKKYPNRRLYDTETSTYITLTDVKQLVLEQEDFKVVDAKSNEDLTRSILLQIILEEESGGVPMFSSSMLSQIIRFYGHAMQGMMGTYLEKNIQAFIDIQNKLADQSKNLYEGNAMNPEVWSQFMNMQAPMMQGMMTSYIEQSKNMFVQMQEQMQNQAKSMFSTFPFKQPGASEPEKK
- a CDS encoding 3-ketoacyl-ACP reductase, producing the protein MSQRIAYVTGGMGGIGTSICQRLSKDGFKVVAGCGPNSPRRVKWLEDQKALGYDFIASEGNVGDWDSTKEAFDKVKAEVGEIDVLVNNAGITRDVVFRKMTHEDWTAVIDTNLTSLFNVTKQVIDGMVERGWGRIINISSVNGQKGQFGQTNYSTAKAGIHGFTMSLAQEVATKGVTVNTVSPGYIGTDMVKAIRPDVLEKIVATIPVRRLGGPEEIGSIVAWLASNDSGFATGADFSLNGGLHMG